Proteins encoded by one window of Winogradskyella sp. PG-2:
- a CDS encoding FG-GAP-like repeat-containing protein, protein MSRILTACLMLFIITDSFSQISFENLASDSGINVVCGNTLFGNGITFYDYDNDGWDDITIASAEGDPIRFLKNINGNFVNQNLNINDNNWKNKQINWVDIDNDGDNDLFITSDTSINRLFKNLGNMILEEITGTSGMLTEVLVTYGASWGDYNNDGFIDVFLSNRDTTIPNVLYKNNGNNTFTLVNSEAGIINTGMLSFCSAFFDYNNDGYQDIYVANDKVEYTNTLYKNNGNGTFTDVSEISGTDIAIDAMSVTISDFNADGWMDIYVSNDVPGNALLKNNGDGTFTDIAESSQTTANTVSWGAVFLDADNDSDLDLYVSAEHDGTIPGYLSSAFYENNNDETFNLNNAAVPDDLAISYSNAIGDIDNDGYPEIAVNNINHNNIFLWKNTTATSNNWLKVKLEGTQSNRNGIGSLIEISINGEKQYRYTLCGEGYLSQNSATEFFGIGTRTQIDYIKVKWLSGVEDILYNVNANQLLNITEGSSTLSLSDNELNSLKVYPNPVSDMLYVKSINLIKKIILYNMLGQIILEYKVNLQEASINLKMLEKGVYFLETQTDISTEIIELIKR, encoded by the coding sequence ATGTCTCGCATATTAACTGCATGCTTAATGCTTTTTATTATCACTGATTCGTTTTCACAAATTAGCTTTGAAAATCTGGCTTCAGATTCTGGTATTAACGTAGTTTGTGGTAATACACTTTTTGGTAATGGAATTACATTTTATGATTATGACAATGATGGTTGGGATGATATAACTATTGCTTCTGCAGAGGGAGATCCTATTCGTTTTCTAAAAAATATTAATGGCAATTTTGTTAATCAGAATTTAAACATTAATGATAATAATTGGAAAAACAAACAAATCAACTGGGTAGATATAGATAATGATGGGGATAACGATTTGTTTATTACAAGTGATACAAGTATAAATAGGTTATTTAAAAATTTAGGAAATATGATACTAGAAGAGATTACGGGAACTTCTGGTATGTTAACAGAAGTTTTAGTCACTTATGGTGCGTCTTGGGGAGATTATAACAATGATGGGTTTATAGACGTTTTTTTAAGTAATAGAGATACAACAATACCTAATGTGTTGTATAAGAATAATGGAAATAACACTTTTACTTTGGTAAATAGTGAAGCCGGAATAATTAACACAGGAATGCTATCTTTCTGCTCTGCCTTTTTCGATTATAATAATGATGGTTATCAAGATATATATGTTGCCAATGATAAGGTCGAATATACCAACACATTGTACAAAAACAATGGTAATGGTACCTTCACAGATGTAAGTGAAATCTCAGGAACAGATATTGCAATAGATGCTATGTCTGTGACTATTAGCGACTTTAATGCAGATGGATGGATGGATATCTATGTTAGTAATGATGTACCTGGTAATGCTTTATTAAAGAATAATGGTGATGGGACTTTTACTGATATTGCAGAGTCCTCTCAAACTACAGCTAATACAGTATCTTGGGGAGCCGTCTTTTTAGATGCTGATAATGATAGTGATTTGGATTTGTATGTTAGTGCAGAGCATGATGGTACAATTCCAGGTTATTTATCATCTGCTTTCTATGAAAATAATAATGACGAGACTTTTAACCTTAATAATGCTGCTGTACCAGATGATTTAGCCATAAGTTATTCTAATGCTATTGGCGATATAGATAATGATGGTTATCCAGAAATAGCAGTCAATAATATAAATCATAACAATATTTTTCTTTGGAAGAATACGACCGCTACATCAAATAATTGGTTAAAAGTAAAACTAGAAGGTACTCAAAGTAATAGAAATGGAATAGGTTCTTTAATCGAAATTTCTATAAACGGTGAAAAACAATACCGTTATACATTGTGTGGTGAAGGTTATTTATCTCAAAATTCAGCAACAGAATTTTTTGGTATAGGAACAAGAACACAAATAGATTATATAAAAGTAAAATGGTTAAGTGGTGTTGAAGATATACTTTATAATGTAAATGCAAATCAATTATTGAATATTACTGAAGGTTCGTCAACTTTATCTTTATCCGATAATGAATTAAATAGTTTAAAAGTATATCCTAATCCTGTTAGTGATATGCTCTATGTAAAAAGCATAAATCTTATCAAAAAGATTATTTTGTATAACATGTTGGGTCAAATAATATTAGAGTATAAAGTAAATCTACAAGAAGCTAGTATTAATTTAAAAATGCTAGAAAAAGGGGTGTATTTTTTAGAGACACAAACAGATATATCTACAGAAATAATAGAGCTTATTAAACGATAG
- a CDS encoding fibronectin type III domain-containing protein: MKKITLSMFTLMFSLCMFAQSTINITTSGGSWTTEKWVSVTTEVDGAGTQVWGQGDGSYGNAQGLISEDITLAPGTYYVNCYDRYADGWDGTLISVTAYGSVIGDNGGTSPSDGTDTDATSAWEDPALELEASFEIIVPSPPSCVQPTAAAALVTSATEADLSWTAGDSETLWNIELVDVTAMGVVTGTATNSGVTNPYTLMGLTPSNDYEYYVQADCGGGDLSTWAGPIAFSTPATCVVPSALSVMNVTTSSADLSWTAGDSETLWDIELVDVTAMGTVTGTPTTSGVTNPYTQMSLTADNDYEFYVRADCGGGDTSEWAGPFSFTTECSSITPDYNADMSINVPDSCWKEAGSGDTTTGPMDVGSSDWRQGTSYAYGSSNAINLFFNNDQEWLLSPTFDLSTGGPYQLDMNVAVTNWNAGTVDDTMGSDDEVQLLMSTDGGTTWSNLTTWNAGNEPPVEGIAYTEDLTAITGNVQFAIYATDGAVDDSEDYDFHVGRFEVRAIPSCSEPSALMVSNVTDSVADLAWTENGTATTWDIELVDITAMGTATGTPTTLGTTDNPFSILGLTEQNDYEVYVRANCGGSTSSWTGPISFTTPCAPISTDYIADMSVNVPDSCWYEAGSGEVVDGPMGIGSSDWKAGRAYTDLDSNVISSNVINLWQSVDREWMVSPSFDLDVLGNVGLLVNVAVTDYSFSGTSDATDIDTMGSDDEVQLLMTADGGASWTNVTTWNVGNQPAVTGTNFILDMTGMTGTVQFAIFASDGAVDDSEDYDFHLGAFEVSAAVLSTNEFENQIAFTYFPNPVKNTLTLNAQNTIENVTMYNMLGQVVLRAIPNAISSEVDMSNLEAGTYFVQVTIANSTKTVRVIKQ, encoded by the coding sequence ATGAAAAAAATTACTTTATCAATGTTTACATTGATGTTTTCTCTATGCATGTTTGCCCAGAGTACAATTAATATTACAACTTCAGGTGGAAGTTGGACAACTGAAAAATGGGTAAGTGTTACTACAGAAGTTGATGGAGCTGGGACTCAGGTTTGGGGTCAGGGTGATGGTTCTTATGGTAATGCTCAAGGACTTATTAGCGAAGACATAACACTTGCGCCAGGCACGTATTATGTTAATTGCTATGATAGATATGCTGACGGATGGGATGGTACACTTATATCAGTTACGGCTTATGGTAGTGTTATTGGTGACAATGGAGGTACTTCTCCTAGTGACGGAACAGATACAGATGCAACTTCAGCTTGGGAAGATCCCGCTTTAGAGTTAGAAGCATCATTCGAAATTATAGTACCTAGTCCACCAAGCTGTGTACAGCCAACTGCGGCTGCAGCTTTAGTGACAAGTGCAACTGAAGCAGATTTATCTTGGACCGCAGGTGATTCTGAAACGTTATGGAATATTGAATTGGTTGATGTTACTGCGATGGGTGTAGTAACTGGGACAGCGACTAATTCGGGAGTAACAAATCCTTATACTTTAATGGGACTAACTCCGTCAAATGATTATGAATATTATGTTCAAGCTGATTGTGGTGGTGGAGACTTAAGTACATGGGCTGGACCTATTGCTTTTTCTACACCTGCTACATGTGTTGTACCTAGCGCATTGAGCGTAATGAATGTTACGACTTCATCAGCAGATTTATCTTGGACAGCTGGTGACTCTGAAACCTTATGGGATATTGAATTAGTAGATGTTACGGCTATGGGTACTGTAACTGGTACGCCTACAACATCTGGTGTTACAAATCCATATACTCAAATGAGTTTAACAGCAGATAATGACTATGAGTTTTATGTACGTGCAGATTGTGGTGGTGGTGATACTAGTGAATGGGCTGGACCATTTTCTTTTACCACAGAGTGTTCGTCAATTACTCCAGATTATAACGCTGACATGTCTATAAATGTTCCAGACTCGTGTTGGAAAGAAGCAGGTTCAGGGGATACAACAACAGGTCCAATGGATGTAGGTAGTTCAGACTGGAGACAAGGTACATCGTATGCCTATGGCTCTAGTAATGCAATAAACTTGTTTTTTAATAATGATCAAGAATGGTTGTTATCACCTACTTTTGATTTATCTACTGGTGGTCCTTACCAATTAGATATGAATGTAGCGGTTACCAATTGGAATGCTGGTACTGTTGATGATACTATGGGAAGTGATGATGAGGTACAATTATTAATGAGTACGGATGGTGGCACAACTTGGTCTAATTTAACGACTTGGAATGCTGGAAATGAACCTCCAGTTGAAGGTATTGCATACACAGAAGATTTAACTGCTATAACTGGTAATGTCCAATTTGCTATATACGCAACAGATGGTGCAGTTGATGATTCTGAAGACTACGATTTTCACGTAGGTAGATTTGAGGTACGTGCAATTCCTTCATGTTCAGAACCATCTGCCTTAATGGTTAGCAACGTTACGGATTCTGTAGCGGATTTAGCTTGGACAGAAAACGGAACTGCAACAACTTGGGATATAGAGTTAGTAGACATAACAGCAATGGGTACTGCTACTGGAACTCCAACAACTTTGGGAACTACAGATAATCCATTTTCTATATTAGGTTTAACAGAGCAAAATGATTATGAAGTATATGTTAGAGCTAATTGTGGGGGCAGTACGAGTTCTTGGACAGGGCCTATTAGCTTTACAACACCTTGTGCTCCTATATCTACTGATTATATAGCAGACATGTCCGTAAATGTGCCAGATTCTTGTTGGTATGAAGCTGGAAGTGGCGAGGTAGTTGATGGCCCTATGGGTATTGGTTCATCTGACTGGAAAGCAGGTAGAGCTTATACTGACTTAGACAGTAATGTAATAAGTAGTAATGTCATTAATTTATGGCAAAGTGTAGATAGAGAATGGATGGTGTCTCCATCTTTTGATTTAGATGTATTAGGTAATGTAGGCTTATTGGTTAATGTAGCTGTTACTGATTATTCTTTTTCAGGAACTAGTGATGCAACTGATATTGATACTATGGGCTCTGATGATGAAGTACAGTTATTAATGACTGCAGATGGTGGTGCGAGCTGGACAAATGTAACGACTTGGAATGTTGGTAATCAACCAGCTGTTACAGGTACCAACTTTATTCTTGATATGACGGGAATGACAGGGACTGTGCAGTTTGCAATATTTGCGTCTGATGGTGCTGTAGACGATAGTGAAGATTATGATTTTCATTTAGGTGCTTTTGAAGTTAGTGCTGCAGTTTTATCTACTAATGAGTTTGAAAATCAAATTGCATTTACATATTTTCCTAACCCAGTTAAAAATACATTAACATTAAACGCTCAAAATACTATTGAGAATGTGACGATGTATAACATGCTAGGTCAAGTAGTATTAAGAGCTATACCGAATGCTATTAGTAGTGAAGTAGATATGTCTAATTTAGAAGCCGGTACTTATTTTGTACAAGTTACTATAGCTAATAGTACTAAAACTGTTAGAGTTATTAAACAATAA
- a CDS encoding enoyl-ACP reductase, whose translation MYNLLKGKRGIIFGALDENSIAWKTAMRVHEEGGTFVLTNAPVAMRMGQISELAEKTGSQIIPADATSIEDLQNLVSQSMEILGGKLDFVLHSIGMSINVRKGKHYTDQNYAWTQKGTDVSAMSFHKTMQTLYKADAMNEWGSIVALTYMAAQRVFPDYNDMADNKAYLESIARSFGYFFGRDKKVRVNTISQSPTPTTAGSGVKGFDGFIAYAEKMSPLGNATAMDCANYTVSLFSDLTKRVTLQNLYNDGGFSNMGVSDAVMDTFVDNQ comes from the coding sequence ATGTATAACTTATTGAAAGGCAAAAGAGGAATCATATTTGGAGCATTAGACGAAAACTCAATTGCATGGAAAACTGCTATGAGGGTTCATGAGGAAGGAGGAACATTTGTATTAACTAACGCACCAGTTGCTATGCGTATGGGGCAAATTAGTGAGTTAGCAGAAAAAACAGGTTCACAGATTATTCCTGCAGATGCAACTTCGATAGAAGACTTGCAAAATTTAGTAAGTCAATCTATGGAAATTTTAGGGGGGAAATTAGACTTCGTTTTACATTCTATTGGCATGTCAATTAATGTTAGAAAAGGAAAGCACTATACAGATCAAAATTACGCCTGGACTCAAAAAGGGACTGATGTCTCTGCTATGTCTTTTCATAAAACAATGCAAACACTTTATAAAGCAGATGCCATGAATGAATGGGGAAGTATAGTTGCTTTAACTTATATGGCAGCGCAACGCGTCTTCCCAGATTATAATGATATGGCAGATAATAAAGCCTATTTAGAAAGTATAGCACGTAGCTTTGGTTATTTCTTTGGTAGAGATAAGAAAGTCCGAGTTAATACTATTTCTCAATCACCAACACCAACCACTGCAGGTAGTGGTGTAAAAGGTTTTGATGGATTTATTGCCTATGCTGAGAAAATGTCACCATTAGGTAATGCCACAGCAATGGATTGTGCAAATTATACGGTATCATTATTTAGTGATTTAACTAAGCGTGTTACTTTACAAAATTTGTATAATGATGGTGGTTTTAGTAATATGGGAGTAAGTGATGCTGTCATGGATACATTTGTGGATAATCAATAA
- the recN gene encoding DNA repair protein RecN, which yields MLISLYIKNYALIDELTVEFNNGLSIITGETGAGKSILLGGLTLILGKRADLSQVKRTEEKCIIEGVFDVANYNLKPLFKSLDLDYDVQTIIRREILPSGKSRAFINDTPVTLESLVKLSQHLIDIHSQYQTQRLTKDDYQFQVIDALAQNKDHLKVFSELLISYKFLQKSLDELKNSKAEMIKEYDYNLFLMKELNEIELESINLEDLESQYEELNNIEVIGEKLSKAKAILNAEDLGTIDQLNIVKQELSKISSYGKAYEAINERITSVGIELNDILVELVDLEESLSSDPQELEQVNGKLKSLNNLFQKHSVIEIGGLVRIKNELKSKINNTESLDDTIAKNEREIPKIEEKLNQISKKIYQNRTKVIPNFVLQLENILIDLGMPNAKFKVELNQLDYFTANGKDSLQFLFMANKGSSFNLLKKAASGGELSRIMLAIKSVLAEYVQLPTIMFDEIDTGVSGEISNKMGEIMRQMSHRMQVFSITHLPQIAAKGDSHFKVFKTDIDNITQTQLKRLNEEERIVEIAQMLGGFNITESAMAHAKQLLN from the coding sequence TTGTTAATATCACTTTACATAAAAAATTATGCGCTTATTGATGAACTCACAGTAGAGTTTAACAATGGCCTTTCTATTATTACAGGTGAAACAGGTGCTGGTAAATCTATTTTACTTGGTGGACTAACATTGATTCTCGGAAAACGCGCAGATTTAAGTCAGGTAAAGCGTACTGAAGAAAAATGTATTATAGAAGGTGTGTTTGATGTTGCAAATTATAATTTGAAGCCATTATTTAAATCATTAGATTTAGATTATGATGTGCAAACTATTATTAGAAGAGAAATTCTGCCATCAGGTAAATCTAGGGCTTTTATAAATGACACACCAGTAACCTTAGAAAGCTTGGTAAAACTAAGTCAACATCTTATTGATATACATTCGCAATACCAAACGCAGCGACTTACTAAAGATGATTACCAGTTTCAGGTTATAGATGCATTAGCGCAAAACAAAGATCATTTAAAAGTATTTTCTGAGCTTTTAATATCTTATAAATTTCTTCAGAAATCTTTAGATGAATTAAAAAATTCAAAAGCAGAAATGATTAAGGAATACGATTACAATCTATTTCTTATGAAAGAGTTGAATGAGATAGAATTAGAGTCTATTAATTTAGAAGACCTGGAGTCTCAATATGAAGAGTTAAATAATATAGAAGTTATAGGTGAGAAGTTGAGTAAAGCTAAAGCAATACTAAATGCTGAAGACTTAGGAACGATAGATCAATTAAATATCGTAAAGCAAGAGTTATCTAAAATATCTAGTTATGGAAAAGCTTATGAGGCTATTAATGAGCGCATCACTAGTGTTGGTATAGAGTTAAATGATATTTTAGTTGAGTTAGTTGATCTTGAAGAAAGTTTATCATCAGATCCTCAAGAATTGGAACAAGTTAATGGTAAGCTAAAAAGTTTAAATAACTTATTTCAAAAGCATTCCGTTATAGAAATAGGTGGTTTAGTTAGAATAAAAAACGAGCTCAAATCGAAAATAAACAACACAGAGAGTTTAGACGATACTATTGCTAAAAATGAGCGAGAGATTCCTAAAATAGAAGAAAAATTAAATCAAATTTCAAAAAAGATATATCAAAACAGAACAAAAGTAATACCAAATTTTGTACTACAATTAGAAAACATACTCATAGATTTAGGTATGCCTAATGCTAAATTTAAAGTTGAACTCAACCAATTAGATTATTTTACAGCTAATGGTAAAGATAGCTTGCAGTTTTTATTTATGGCTAATAAAGGATCTAGTTTTAATTTACTTAAAAAAGCAGCTTCAGGTGGTGAATTATCACGTATTATGTTAGCTATTAAGTCTGTTTTAGCTGAGTATGTCCAACTACCAACAATAATGTTTGATGAGATAGATACTGGTGTTTCGGGAGAAATTTCTAACAAAATGGGAGAAATTATGAGGCAGATGAGTCATAGAATGCAGGTGTTTTCCATTACACATTTACCGCAAATAGCAGCTAAAGGAGACTCGCATTTTAAGGTATTTAAGACAGATATCGACAATATTACACAAACTCAACTAAAAAGATTAAATGAAGAAGAGCGGATCGTAGAAATAGCACAAATGTTAGGTGGCTTTAATATTACAGAGTCTGCTATGGCACACGCCAAGCAATTACTAAATTGA
- a CDS encoding FG-GAP-like repeat-containing protein: MKHLYILYIMFFFCSTLLWSQTLFEDDASILGLIDHTGTIGDGNGLSFADFDGDGWDDITLTSGLGVPLRFYKNFGGFFVEETFVIEDITYQVRSVSWVDYDNDGDKDLFVVSDTSNGNKLYNRVGNNFANVTVASGIPTDNLFTHSVAWGDIDNDGCLDLYMSNRIESSPITNFLFKNNCDGTFTNVTATCGVLSTAALTYCSGFLDFNNDGWQDLFVSNDKAFPNYLYKNNGDGTFSDVSASSGADIIIDAMSVTIEDYNADGFFDIYITNTPSNTATTTTDGSVLLKNNGDETFTNIAVSGGCELNSWCWGANFMDAENDGDLDIYVSCSYNSSDGFPSYGFFENQGMNSYLNVTNAGFFNNEYRSYGNAIGDINNDGKVDIIAINNFDNNPSIWKNKTNISNNYLVVSLEGTVSNRDGVGAVIEIEANGEKQYRYVMNGESYLSQNSFKEFFGLGQETVIDYVKVKWLSGIEDILYDVSVNQSITIVEGNTLSEANVDFNNSIWPNPAKDLLKIKTQKEFETITIFDLSGKKILSQKIEQLEFDIDITNLQKGFYIINLYNSNTLYTEKLIKL; the protein is encoded by the coding sequence ATGAAGCACCTTTACATTCTGTATATAATGTTCTTTTTTTGCTCAACTCTCTTATGGAGTCAGACATTATTTGAAGATGATGCTTCAATACTAGGTTTGATTGACCATACAGGTACAATAGGTGATGGAAATGGATTAAGTTTCGCAGATTTTGATGGTGACGGATGGGATGATATAACTTTAACATCAGGTTTAGGAGTACCACTTAGATTTTATAAAAATTTTGGTGGCTTCTTTGTGGAAGAAACCTTTGTTATTGAGGATATAACTTATCAGGTAAGAAGTGTATCTTGGGTAGATTATGATAATGATGGTGATAAAGACTTGTTTGTTGTTAGTGATACTTCTAATGGTAATAAATTATATAATAGAGTTGGAAATAACTTTGCTAATGTTACAGTAGCTTCTGGTATACCTACTGATAACTTGTTTACACATAGCGTAGCTTGGGGAGATATTGATAATGACGGTTGCTTAGACTTATATATGTCTAATCGGATAGAGAGCTCACCAATAACAAATTTCTTATTTAAAAATAATTGCGATGGTACTTTCACAAATGTAACTGCTACTTGTGGTGTATTAAGTACAGCAGCATTGACATATTGTTCAGGTTTCTTAGATTTTAATAATGATGGCTGGCAAGATTTATTTGTATCTAATGATAAAGCATTTCCAAATTATTTATACAAAAACAACGGAGATGGAACATTTTCTGATGTAAGTGCTTCTTCAGGAGCTGATATAATTATTGATGCGATGTCGGTTACTATTGAGGATTATAATGCTGATGGTTTTTTTGATATATACATTACAAACACACCATCAAATACAGCGACTACTACCACTGATGGAAGTGTTTTACTAAAAAATAATGGGGATGAGACGTTTACTAATATAGCTGTTTCTGGTGGTTGCGAATTAAACAGTTGGTGTTGGGGAGCTAATTTTATGGATGCGGAAAATGATGGTGATTTAGATATTTATGTGAGCTGTTCATATAATAGTTCTGACGGATTTCCTTCATATGGATTTTTTGAAAATCAAGGAATGAATTCATATCTCAATGTTACAAATGCAGGTTTTTTTAATAATGAATACCGAAGTTATGGCAATGCGATTGGAGATATAAACAATGACGGTAAAGTAGATATAATAGCTATTAATAATTTTGATAATAATCCAAGCATTTGGAAAAATAAAACAAATATTAGTAATAACTATTTAGTTGTATCCTTAGAAGGTACTGTTAGTAATAGAGATGGAGTGGGAGCTGTTATTGAAATTGAAGCCAATGGTGAAAAGCAATATAGATATGTAATGAATGGTGAAAGTTATTTATCGCAAAATTCATTCAAAGAGTTTTTTGGACTAGGACAAGAAACTGTAATAGACTATGTGAAGGTTAAATGGCTTAGTGGAATTGAAGATATTCTTTATGACGTTTCAGTAAATCAATCAATAACAATTGTTGAAGGTAACACGCTATCTGAAGCAAATGTCGATTTCAATAATTCAATATGGCCAAATCCAGCAAAGGACTTATTAAAAATTAAAACCCAGAAGGAATTTGAGACAATTACTATTTTTGATTTAAGTGGTAAGAAAATTTTATCGCAAAAGATAGAGCAATTAGAATTTGACATTGATATTACAAACCTTCAGAAAGGGTTTTATATTATAAATCTATACAATAGTAATACGCTTTATACTGAAAAACTAATTAAGCTATAA
- a CDS encoding DUF4835 family protein has product MRNILVLLTFLFTTVIFSQELNCTVNVIAQQTGNDNNVVFKTLEKQLTEFINNTQWTDKSFRLEERINCSMVINVREYNDDLFSASLQISSSRPIFNSTYSSPVYNYNDKDFNFQYLEFQNLVYNPIQFESNLISVLSFHIYMILGMDGDSFLLNGGGQYFKQAQTIANYSQQLNGQGWKLEDGLQSRFALIDNLMSPTFKEMRSAMYNYHIGGLDVMSGNSKKGKSKVISALSELDKVHRRRPNSYLMRVFFDAKSDEIMDVLSGGPSVNITQALDILNKIAPMHSQKWRNIKF; this is encoded by the coding sequence ATGCGTAACATATTAGTTTTATTGACCTTTTTATTTACTACAGTTATTTTTTCGCAAGAATTAAATTGTACAGTTAATGTTATTGCTCAACAAACTGGTAATGACAATAATGTTGTATTTAAAACTTTAGAAAAACAGTTGACAGAATTTATAAATAATACACAGTGGACAGATAAATCATTTAGACTTGAAGAGCGTATTAATTGTAGTATGGTGATTAATGTAAGGGAGTATAATGATGATTTATTTTCTGCATCTCTCCAAATATCTTCATCCCGTCCTATTTTTAATTCCACATATAGTTCTCCTGTATATAATTATAACGATAAAGACTTTAATTTTCAATATTTAGAATTTCAGAATTTGGTATATAATCCAATTCAATTTGAATCTAACTTAATATCTGTTCTTTCTTTTCATATTTACATGATATTAGGTATGGATGGTGATTCCTTTTTACTTAATGGAGGTGGTCAATATTTTAAGCAAGCCCAAACAATTGCTAATTATTCTCAACAGCTTAATGGTCAAGGTTGGAAATTAGAAGATGGGTTACAATCGCGTTTTGCGCTTATCGATAATTTAATGTCACCAACATTTAAAGAGATGAGGTCAGCGATGTACAATTATCATATTGGTGGTTTGGATGTTATGAGCGGTAATTCTAAAAAAGGAAAATCTAAAGTGATTTCTGCATTATCTGAATTGGATAAGGTACATAGAAGGCGACCAAACTCTTATTTAATGCGTGTATTTTTTGACGCAAAGTCGGATGAGATTATGGATGTACTATCTGGTGGTCCAAGTGTAAATATTACACAGGCTCTTGATATTTTGAATAAAATAGCTCCAATGCATTCTCAAAAGTGGAGAAATATTAAGTTTTAG
- the coaBC gene encoding bifunctional phosphopantothenoylcysteine decarboxylase/phosphopantothenate--cysteine ligase CoaBC → MSILKDKNILLGITAGIAAYKSASLVRLFIKSGANVKVVMTPASKDFITPLTLSTLSKNPVYSSFVDEEDDNEVWNNHVDLGLWADIFIIAPATANTMAKMANGVCDNILLATYLSAKCPVYFAPAMDLDMYKHASTKASFDKLTSYGNKLIPAGTGELASGLVGEGRLAEPEDIVSFIEKDILNQLPLKDKPILITAGPTYEALDPVRFIGNHSSGKMGFEIANAAANLGAQVILVTGPTHQKTTHSHIDVKPVTSAEDMYIEVHKHFKSSDIAILSAAVADYRPKTVANQKIKKKDSTFSIELEKTKDILKSLGEIKSNQFLVGFALETNNELKHAKGKLKSKNLDLIVLNSLQDKGAGFGVSTNKVTFITSAGDVIENELKSKAEVAKDLMQQILKQLDA, encoded by the coding sequence ATGTCTATTCTAAAGGACAAAAATATTTTATTAGGCATTACTGCTGGTATTGCTGCATATAAGTCGGCCAGTCTTGTCCGATTATTTATTAAATCAGGCGCTAACGTAAAAGTTGTTATGACGCCTGCGTCTAAAGATTTTATTACTCCACTTACACTTTCAACATTATCTAAAAACCCAGTGTATTCGTCTTTTGTAGATGAAGAAGATGATAATGAAGTTTGGAATAACCATGTTGATTTAGGGCTTTGGGCAGATATATTTATTATCGCTCCTGCTACAGCTAATACAATGGCAAAGATGGCTAATGGTGTTTGTGACAACATCCTTTTAGCAACATATCTATCTGCAAAATGCCCTGTATATTTTGCACCTGCAATGGATTTAGATATGTATAAACATGCATCTACCAAAGCATCATTCGATAAGCTAACATCTTATGGGAATAAGTTAATTCCAGCTGGGACAGGTGAATTAGCAAGCGGACTAGTTGGTGAAGGTCGTCTGGCAGAGCCAGAGGATATTGTAAGCTTTATTGAAAAAGATATTCTCAACCAATTGCCATTAAAGGATAAACCAATTTTAATTACTGCTGGTCCAACTTATGAAGCTTTAGATCCTGTGCGTTTTATAGGAAATCATTCTAGTGGTAAAATGGGATTTGAAATTGCCAATGCTGCAGCAAATCTTGGAGCTCAAGTTATTCTAGTTACTGGTCCTACACACCAAAAGACAACACATAGCCATATTGATGTAAAACCAGTTACAAGTGCAGAGGATATGTATATTGAAGTGCATAAGCATTTTAAATCTTCAGATATAGCAATACTTTCTGCTGCAGTAGCAGATTACAGACCAAAAACAGTTGCTAATCAGAAAATAAAAAAGAAAGATTCAACGTTTAGTATAGAGTTAGAAAAAACTAAGGATATATTAAAATCACTTGGCGAGATTAAAAGCAATCAATTTTTAGTTGGTTTTGCCCTTGAAACTAACAATGAATTGAAACATGCTAAAGGAAAATTGAAATCTAAGAATTTAGATTTAATTGTTCTAAATTCATTACAAGATAAAGGAGCTGGTTTTGGAGTGTCCACAAATAAAGTGACATTTATAACATCAGCAGGAGATGTTATAGAAAATGAACTCAAATCTAAGGCTGAGGTAGCTAAAGATTTAATGCAACAAATACTAAAACAATTAGATGCGTAA